Sequence from the Hevea brasiliensis isolate MT/VB/25A 57/8 unplaced genomic scaffold, ASM3005281v1 Scaf130, whole genome shotgun sequence genome:
gcatcttctataatactatgaatataagtttaatattttaattaattttgtataatatatatatatattatactgtGAAATTAAAAGATAAGCGCTTCCAAAGAATATCAAAAATGACAAAACATATTTAGTAGTAAAATTCTATatgaaatcaaaataaattttgattacatgaattaggctttatttttatctttatttgtatagtatttctttgtattattgcaccactaagcagcaatgcttagcgtgatggagataaagcccagtggatattagactgggattttagagtttggatttgcagaagtgtccaaggttgtcacctcctcagcaatgcctttagatagggcccatataggtcatactaatatattttgtattttataaataattatcatattgtaaTGTAATATAAGTTATGAaaatgtatttaatatgtatgtgatgtaaattaataaattaactctTTCATATGTAAGTAATTTATATAtcttataaattatgaatttatataattagtttgtaaatcatgtaaattaataaaatttgagaattttgatatatgaattgtGCATAAATGGATACGCATGAATGTTAGTtgtaagaattgaatgtgagttaatgatgatgagatcatgtattattttattgaaaatttatatgagaTTTTTAAACGAGTAAATAGCGAGacacgccaaatggtaataaattagagaaaattccgtcagtttctcctatgaatttaatttattttaaaatataacaagtttaaaatttttaaagggataaagtaagataaaatagggtgctctggcaccgagtaTGACAagccttgcttggctatactatagacgggtgaggggtgttacactcaacCTATCACTCGTATCTCTCTGCTAGCCTCTTTTTCTTGTGCTCAAACCCACTTGGTTATGCTCACAAATCCACTCGATTCTTCTTTATGGCTCTGTCCAATGAGCACACACTCATATGTCATATTGATTTCTTGCTTTCAACTTTAGTACTATTTCAATGTACttttatcctaagtcctaccctAGTCTCGAAAACTTGGTTGTTGTTGATCTAAAATGTGTTGTTGAATCATCGACATGGAGGAGCTTGGGTTCTTGCAGTCTCGATCGGCAGACAAGTTTGGGTTTTGTGATGAATTTAGGCAATAAGTCTTTGTCTAGATCTTGGGTTTttgcccccttttttttttttttatgaatcttGGTATTGTGAATGACTTTGGGTTTGATGGATCTCACGTAGTCATCTAAGTATTGTGATGAATCTAAGTTTGATTGAATTTGGGATTTCTCTCATGCAATCATCTGGGTATCGTGATGATTTTGAGTTTGATTGAAATACATACATTATGGATATTTTATTTGGGTAttgttatgaattatgatttatatttCCACATGTGAGAGGTGGGAGAGAGATCATGgtatagaaattattttttattattaaaatgccacatgtcagaatttttttttttttgtgtgtgtTAAAGCTAACATGGCAAAGGATTGCAATATGTAAGATACCTATGAAAATTACCATATCCAAACCTAAACctgattaatattataaaaaaccgAACCCGTCCTAAACTCAATTATTATTACCCAGAAAATACTcaaacccatttaattttatatattttaattacaaatctacataaaaaattattttgttaataatttatattttaaaaatttaacaattttataaaatatttcaattttattttatataaaataaaatatataaaatttataaatattattataaaaaatattatatatataattaaatatttatataaacgagtTCGAGTAACAAATACCCAACATATAAAATCTGAACTTGACTCGAACCCGTCATGGGTATTAAATTTCAAACCCAAACTCATCCCAAACCTGATTATATATTATTCAAACCTGTCTTATTAGGGTTCAATTGGATCGGATACCCACAAAAATTCGACCTATCGCCATCCCTAAACATGACATGTATAGTCAGCTTTTGGCTAGAGTTCCTAACGAAATCTAGCCGAAAGGATTTTAAgcgatataaaattaaaattagattatTTTTGTGATACAATTGAATTTCATGGACTTTGTTGAAATAATTCCTAAAGCTCAAGGACGGTGAAAATTAGTTGGATATAAGTGCTCTcctttttattaattatgatttaTTCTAAATGCATTAAATTGACATGGGAGAATACActtttaaaattgttttaaaaaaattaattaacatgcaaaaattgaactaaaaatataacaattatatatatatatatatattacttgtaACCACTAAGTGGTTGGATTAGTGATATGGAGTCGATCCCATGTGAATTATACTTATAAGGTTAAGAGTTTGAATCTCAAAATCCTCATTGTTAGGAGAGTTTTATCTGAATACCACCTCTGATCGAAAAGATTTTTATCACCTCTATAGAtctacttgaaaaaaaaaatttattttaaaaatatttaataatttttttatctaatCATTTAATAGTAAGTGTTTATATTGAAACTTTAATCTTCATAATAATTTTTCctttaaaaaatttttactaCAAAAAACTTCCCACTAGATAAGTCAACATTGATATATTAAAactaagaaaaaattaaaaaaaaaagcatgtGTTCATAGAATTGCTTACGGTCCACATCATTCATATTTATCTATGATTATTATAtgatcataaaaataataaaaaatttaatcaaatatttATCCATGATTATATTATCATAAaatgatttgatttatttagcTTATAGATAATATTATAGACCacgtctaaataaaaatttctcttTACTAAAGAGAGAAACTTAGCTAGATTAAGTCTATACATTATTCATAAATTAAGTCTAATTAAATCACTTAAcatcatttatattatatataattatataaatataaaaaataattaaaaattaaatcacatATACTTTCAAAATTACATGATAAATTGAATCTACATAAGAATTTCTCTTACTAAATGCATGCAATTCTTCCATTGGCGCGTCTGCAACTTGCTCTAGTCTCTTTTACTGGTGACTTGGTAATGACGCTGCAGAAAGCAACCCCTTCACAAGTAGCGGATCTAGAAAACTTATTTTCTAGAGTCAAtatgtaaataaaaataaaataatattagaaataataaaaaatatgatattaattttttataattgaaTTGATactaaaaatattaagaattacAATATTATTAATACTACTAAATATATCTTTTTCTATATAGGTGATTAAAAAGTTATTAATCACACATACgactatataattttattttgataaaataccATTataatcttatttaattttaaattttattaaaaaaaattaataattaaatttatatgggtcaattgacccctcTTTTTATAATATGGATCCGTCATTGCCCAGCACTCCATGCTCGAGCATCAAGTGAAAGATGACAATGGAGACAACGGATAAATTTCAATGATTGTCCCTCaatttatatagttgtaacagtacagtcttttaactttaaaatgtaatataaaaccttctaaactttcaaattttgcacagtaaaatccttctgattttcaattactgatttttcagttggaaattgatgtgaatagctcccatATGacacttagtcaacatttctctctcctctcttatgcaaagtgtaaaattattctctttaggcatgaaaaattattctatctatgaagagaaaaatgattcaatttacacatggcttgagagagaaaagagaaatactgactaaactcCATGCTGGAACTgttcaggtcagcgtctaactgaaaaactgataattgaatgttagagggattttactatgcaaaatttgaaagttgatggggttttatattacatttttaagctgAGGGaatgtaatgttacaactagatgagttcagggacagttattaaaatttatcatagAGACAACTTTCAAAATAAGTGTGGCAACATAAATAAAGTTGGTGATTTTTTGTTACAAAAAGTAGTGATTTGAgtatttttattgtttattttattttttatgatcaGATATTACGTTTTATGTATAATTTCACTCCATTTGATTATTATGATAAAATTGATTGTTAATTTTGTTTCTGGATTCCCATTTGTAAAATAGTTGAATCTCTTATTGTTTTTATTTGCAACGTCTAAGTCAAGAAGAATTagaatttttcctttttcttttataattGATATGTTGATTTCCATCTAGATTCTTATTTTGCTTAATTATTTAGGATAAATATTGAGATGGGGAAATTCTAAAGAATATGAACTGTGTAATTTTGATCCTTTGATTActctaaaaaaattcaaaacGTATTTCATATTTAACTaatcaaatcgaattaaattaataattttaactttttgatattttaaattaAGGATTCATTTGACAAGTTTATTTAAGCTGTTGTGCAGAAAAGTATtactttaaatatattaattaaaaattagtttGAAGTTAAATTTGATATATATGTTTAATatgtttttcttaaaaaataggtTAAAATCATAACCAAACAGACTTTAATTTTAGTGATACTGGATTAGATTATAGTTGTTTGTTTACTTTttcttgattaattaatttactaataaaaatatggccattatataaaaaaaataataataacagtaGACATAACTCAATGGTGGCAGCATATATGTTGAATCTATGAGACTTAGTGATACGAGAGTCTATCCGATGCTTAGATAAGTAGCTCAAACCCTCATAGTCAAGTAAGTTCTTCTTTCTATTCAATTCTATATTATCTCCATTACGTAAGCATCAGAAAAATTATCCAAAACAACTCACCTAGTATTCTCTCTTATACCCAAGGAAAATGGACAAACAACATGAATTTCCTCCTCCTTCTATAtatgttataaaaataaaaattacatgtTAGTTGTAACCCAATTTAGAATAGGGGGTTAAAAAAAAACTGTACAAATATCgtgattgtaatattattttttcaaAATGTGAAATATATAGTCTATGCATATGTCTCATACTTTAATATGGGAAATAAGATATGATAGGTACAATTAGGCCAATCAgtaacaaattaattaaaagcAATCTTCAATAATTGCTTCTTCTCCCATGGAATCTGGAGATTGAATTGGATGATCAAGAAGGAAAGGATATATTGTATGCACAAGCAATTTCACTCACACCCATTCAACAAGAAGAAAATACAACATTTACTCTAAATAAAAGCAAAATATACCAATACAATTaccatctttttctttcttcttcttctttttttttttatccaaatTAAGTTGCTTCTTAATCGTATCCCAAAGAAGTCGCCCCTTCCAATTAACAATCAAAAGAAGACAACATAAATTATCAACCCAAGTGTTGCTGAGAAGAGGGCAGAGGATTTCATGTGTAAAGCAGTAGCTCCATTTTTGGATTTAGATCGAGGACGAAGAACATCTGCACCACCATAAACTCCTTTTGCTAACTTTTGGAAGCTCTTTGCATCAACTTCATGCAAACCCTGTCTCTCTAGTGTTCTTGGATAGTCTTTGCTTGTCAATCTGGCAATTGATTCATATACTTCTGCAAGCACAAGACTATGTTGAATTTTATCTCCCAAGTATACATGTCATCAAATAGTTATAAATAATGTCACACATTCAAtactcaactttttttttttttccaaatgtaACCTTATAGTACTAGAGATGAGTCTAATAACACTGACCTAAAACTAATTGGTAAGTAACTCGTTTTCTTTATTATAAGGGAAAAAGATAGATAAAAACTTACCCTTGAGCTGTTTTGCCCTAGTCATGGGTAGGTGCTGCTGTGGGGTGATAGAAATTTCACATGCACAATATGAAAGGGCCttaaaaaaaatgatgaagaataaCCATGCGAAAATTTCTCTCTTCATGTTAAAAATTACCTTTGAATACTTCAATTTGTAGGGAGAAGGGTTAGAGAGGTGTGATTGGCACTTGGTAATGGTAATAATCAGGTTTTGTAGTGGTTTTATAAGATTTCTTCTGGCTGTTGAGGCAATAAAAAGCAAAGAGAGTTTTCAGTTTAGTGGCTCAAATTGCACAAAGTTAAGTGAATATGTTCTTTTTCAATGAGAACCATGCATTGACGATGTTAAAGCCAATCTCTGTTTTCACTTTTTACTTTGTTTATTCAATTCATTCTTTTGAGACAGCATGAGATTTTGATCGGTTAATTAATTGATTATGGTGTGGAAAGGTGAGAGTATGTTGCTTATCAAGCATAATTTGATTCTGCTGagaaacactttaaaattataaattttttagtgAGAATGCATTAGACTAATACGAGAAAATGCATTTTCAATGACTAAAAGAATAATTTAATCTTAATAAATGAAAgctgataatatatatatagtcaAATATctactttattattattaaatcaatTTTGATTGTGTGGTTGTAATTGAGGTTGATTAAATGAATTACTACCATATTCATGATTTAGAAATTAAGAAGTGATAGATGGAAGAGTATGTTAATAATTAAGGTATTctttggaaaagaaaataaaatgagttaaaggatggattattattattattattattattattattattattattattattattattattattattattattatgtgtgtAATTTTGGATGGGCATTTATCTCAAATCAATTGGTTGTTGAAATTTGTGTTTGAACAAGGGAAAAGGTTCAATTTATAAGGAAAATATTGCCGAATTTTCGATAAGaattagaaataattaaaattttatagtatAATTCATAATTAAGAGGTATAAagtaaaaatgtcaattataagtAATCTAAGAGCTCCGTGAACTTAATTTCACTTTAAAATGGAAGTACGTAAACAGCATGTGCGATTCAAAACAAGTAaagtttgttattattattattttttttatgcttATAAAACATCAAAATTTGATTGTTGTTTTCTTAAAACCCTATGTTATGGTTACTTAGAAGTTTCAGAATTATATGTGTATTATACAATGGCAaagtattatataattattttgattataaaATTTAGAATAATCAAATGCGTGGATTTCTAAATGAACCCTAATAGTTTTTTAGTTATATTCATTcttaaagggaaaaaaaaaattaaaatctaaaCAACAGATGTAAGGAATTGTAATTTATTTCTGTATTGGTTTTCAGGATCTGTTTATTCTCTTGGCAAAGGAGAGTCGAGCGTGACATTTAATTGGGCGATTTTCCTTTGAAAGCATCTatctactttatatttgattgtcATACGCTCAAAAGGAAGATCTAACCGAAATTGTGGAATATGATACTTGCAACCTCCTTTTTCTCCTTCCACGCAAGCTCTTTAATTGGAtgctcctttatatatatatataatgctgTTGTAGAGCTAgcattatatataatttaattagatggatatttatattattatatatattagtttttgtaattttattttctttaatattaaAAGTAGGGTGCGCACGAATTATAAAAATCAATATTTAAAAACTAaaaatcatataaaaaaaatCAGTATTGTAAAAATTGAACCACATATGTACTAacttattttattgttttaatacaattctaatttttttttattgacgaTTAAACTGAAAATTGTATCAAATTatgtcaaataaaaaaaaataaactatatatttatttttatttttttaaatattttatataattttaatataattatattgtatcatattttatttattaatttgatatacGTGTAAATGCATGGGCTTTAAGTTGCATGTGCTTCCAAAACTAGTAATATattaaagaaagaaggaagaaaataATGAggtgaattaaaaaattatagtaaTTTATTATTACGAtattgaaagatcaaattttattgactattgaaataaaaaatgatTATGTAAAAAAAGTCAATCAAATTTTATTACACGTAAACCAACTTTAATTTTGAATAAAATCCAATTATAGTAATTTATAATTACAAAgaatgattaaatttaattagatatTAAAATCAATATATTATGGTACTACTATATTATTCTCAAATGATAACAAAAATAGtatatattaagaaaaaaattagtaTCCCATTCTAAGGCTAGGGAGAGCTTATGGACAATTGAAAATTCACAATCGTATCGCCCACCCACAAGGAACTCCAACAATGAAATTCGAATTCGAGATAAAATGCATCAAGAGTTGAACGCCTAAACGCTCAACCAATCCTTCATATACAGCTCTTTGGATGCTTTGATTCATGAGACCCATAACCTAATACTACAAGCATTCTCCAAaactcaaaatcattaataatctatatcatggacaaaattttccaatatgatcggacttaaaatatatatatatatatatatattctttgcatgacattaaatattaattatataaatacataactattaaattaataatttagtaattatatatttatttccaaattcaaaaaaaaatttctaattcAAATAATTCTCTCTTCtttaaaagttttgaaattagGCAAAATTAATGTTTTAGCTTTCACATATATAAATTATGAGGATGAGAattgtaaaaaaattttaaattaaaatttaagaatattaaaatattaatctaCTAAATTTTGGTTTTAGTAAAGatattctaaaaaaatatttatttttaaattattattttaattttatttttgtttaaggAAAAAAGGAGAGAGATTTTTCAAAACAGTGTAAACCTTGTAACCCCCTTTCCCCTCCTGTTTCTCAGGTAGCCCACCCCTCCAGAATCAGTAAGCTTCCTTGCAACTAAACGACGCTGATGTTGCTTCTGCTGATGTTGGATTGAAGCAATTAAAGACCTCAAATGAATTGCTTCGGTTGATGTTATTTTTATTGTGTTTGGTTTCCATTATTTTTGGGTAGGTTTGCTTTTGTTGTCTTCCTCTGTTGCAATTGAGCATTTAGTTTTCTCATGGTTCAGTGTCATTCTCCTATATCTTTGATTGTGTTTTGGCAATTTTTTCTGTTGTTTTTGTCGTCCTTTGTTTTTTGGCTTCCTATCACCTGGTGCAGATGTAAGTTTTATTGGGTTTGACCTCCTTTTGTTCAGTGTTCTATTTGGCTATTCT
This genomic interval carries:
- the LOC110671210 gene encoding uncharacterized protein LOC110671210 gives rise to the protein MKREIFAWLFFIIFFKALSYCACEISITPQQHLPMTRAKQLKEVYESIARLTSKDYPRTLERQGLHEVDAKSFQKLAKGVYGGADVLRPRSKSKNGATALHMKSSALFSATLGLIIYVVFF